One window of the Conexibacter sp. SYSU D00693 genome contains the following:
- the radA gene encoding DNA repair protein RadA: MPRPATHFVCSDCGASHAKWFGQCPSCSAWGTLVEERAPAAAGKGGRSRAGAGGGGAGGAPAPKPQRLRDVRAEAADRLRTGIGELDRVLGGGLVPGSLVLLGGSPGIGKSTLTGMALGDLVGAGRSVLYVSGEESAAQIRLRHERLEAADRRALDVPVLAETDLDAVLAAIEAERPDVCVVDSVQTLHAAELTGAPGSVGQVREVAARVMEVAKRAGTAVVLVGHVTKEGAIAGPRVLEHLVDCVLQFEGEKERTYRTLRALKNRFGSTSETGVFEMRQGGLVEVLDPSARFVGEATGKPGSVVLAAMEGSRPLLVEVQALVSQSELVPPRRVCTGIDRNRLAMVLAVLARHAGVGVGQADVFVNVVGGVRVDEPGADLAVALAVASAARGVALGAPDKPLAAFGEVGLTGELRTVAHPDRRLEESAKFGLARVVSPASATSLRQAVRLALGAPERHERAAA; encoded by the coding sequence ATGCCCCGCCCCGCCACGCACTTCGTCTGCTCGGACTGCGGCGCGAGCCACGCCAAGTGGTTCGGCCAGTGCCCCTCGTGCAGCGCCTGGGGGACGCTGGTCGAGGAGCGCGCACCGGCGGCGGCGGGCAAGGGCGGGCGGTCGCGTGCCGGCGCGGGCGGTGGCGGCGCCGGCGGTGCGCCGGCGCCCAAGCCCCAGCGCCTGCGCGACGTCCGTGCGGAGGCGGCCGACCGGCTGCGGACCGGCATCGGCGAGCTCGACCGCGTGCTGGGCGGCGGGCTCGTGCCGGGCTCCCTCGTCCTGCTCGGCGGCTCGCCGGGCATCGGCAAGTCGACGCTCACCGGCATGGCCCTCGGTGACCTCGTCGGCGCGGGGCGCTCGGTGCTCTACGTCTCGGGTGAGGAGTCGGCGGCGCAGATCCGCCTGCGCCACGAGCGGCTGGAGGCCGCAGACCGCCGGGCGCTCGACGTCCCGGTGCTCGCGGAGACCGACCTCGACGCCGTCCTCGCGGCGATCGAGGCCGAGCGGCCCGACGTCTGCGTCGTCGACTCGGTGCAGACCCTCCACGCCGCGGAGCTCACCGGCGCCCCGGGCTCGGTGGGCCAGGTGCGCGAGGTCGCGGCGCGCGTCATGGAGGTGGCCAAGCGCGCCGGCACGGCCGTGGTCCTCGTCGGCCACGTGACCAAGGAGGGCGCGATCGCCGGCCCGCGCGTCCTCGAGCACCTCGTCGACTGCGTCCTGCAGTTCGAGGGCGAGAAGGAGCGCACGTACCGCACGCTGCGGGCGTTGAAGAACCGCTTCGGCTCCACGTCGGAGACCGGCGTGTTCGAGATGCGCCAGGGCGGTCTTGTCGAGGTCCTCGACCCGAGCGCCCGCTTCGTCGGCGAGGCGACGGGCAAGCCCGGCAGCGTGGTGCTCGCCGCCATGGAGGGCTCCCGCCCGCTGCTCGTGGAGGTGCAGGCCCTCGTCTCGCAGTCCGAGCTCGTGCCGCCGCGGCGCGTCTGCACCGGCATCGACCGCAACCGCCTCGCGATGGTCCTCGCCGTCCTCGCCCGCCACGCGGGCGTCGGGGTCGGCCAGGCCGACGTCTTCGTCAACGTGGTCGGCGGCGTGCGCGTCGACGAGCCGGGCGCCGACCTCGCCGTCGCCCTCGCCGTCGCGAGCGCCGCCCGCGGGGTGGCCCTCGGCGCGCCGGACAAGCCGCTCGCCGCCTTCGGCGAGGTCGGGCTCACCGGCGAGCTGCGCACCGTCGCGCATCCCGACCGCCGCCTCGAGGAGTCCGCGAAGTTCGGCCTCGCCCGGGTCGTCTCGCCCGCCTCTGCGACGTCGCTGCGCCAGGCGGTGCGGCTGGCGCTCGGCGCGCCCGAGCGACACGAGCGGGCCGCGGCCTAG
- a CDS encoding Na+/H+ antiporter, whose product MHGELLVLALLLGAGLLLLLSSRTGVPYPIPLVAGGVLLAFLPGAEDVELPPEVVLLAFLPPLLYSAAFFSSLQDLRANARPIALLAIVLVVVTALGVAAVAHWVVGLPWEAAFVLGAIVSPTDPVAAVQIAQRTRAPRRLVTLVEGEALVNDASGLIVYSFAVAAAVSGSFSLADATFEFVYSSLAGIAIGLAVGWLIGQLRARLDDPPVEIAISLITPYFAYLPAEALHVSAVLAAVTSGLFLGWNSPQLITPQTRIQAFVFWELLVFAMNAVLFVLVGTQVHAALEALDERSIGELLGYGLAVSAAVTLIRMVFLFPWAWLARMLERWRGVREPPPDARFLGLLGWSGMRGAVSLAAALALPLETDSGAPFPERDLIVFCAFAVIFVTVVGQGMTLGPLIERARIFDDEQSVAEQEAEARLRAAQAALDRLEELREEDWVRDGTHERMRGLYEFRVRRFEAQLDEADDGDIERGSQAYQQLRRQVLQAERAEIIRLRNRGLITDDIMRRIERDLDLEDARLEID is encoded by the coding sequence GTGCACGGCGAGCTCCTTGTCCTGGCGCTGCTGCTCGGTGCCGGGCTGCTGCTCCTGCTGAGCTCGCGGACCGGCGTCCCGTACCCGATCCCGCTGGTGGCGGGCGGCGTCCTGCTGGCGTTCCTGCCGGGCGCCGAGGACGTCGAGCTGCCGCCCGAGGTCGTCCTGCTCGCCTTCCTGCCGCCGCTGCTGTACTCGGCGGCGTTCTTCTCCTCGCTGCAGGACCTGCGGGCCAACGCGCGGCCGATCGCCCTGCTGGCCATCGTGCTGGTGGTGGTCACGGCGCTCGGCGTCGCGGCGGTCGCCCACTGGGTGGTCGGGCTGCCGTGGGAGGCGGCGTTCGTGCTCGGCGCGATCGTCTCGCCCACCGACCCGGTCGCGGCCGTGCAGATCGCCCAGCGCACGCGCGCGCCGCGCCGGCTCGTGACGCTCGTCGAGGGCGAGGCGCTGGTCAACGACGCCTCGGGCCTCATCGTCTACTCGTTCGCCGTCGCCGCCGCGGTGTCCGGCAGCTTCTCGCTGGCCGACGCCACGTTCGAGTTCGTCTACAGCTCGCTGGCGGGCATCGCCATCGGCCTCGCGGTCGGCTGGCTCATCGGGCAGCTGCGCGCGCGGCTCGACGACCCGCCGGTCGAGATCGCGATCTCGCTCATCACGCCGTACTTCGCGTACCTGCCGGCCGAGGCGCTGCACGTCTCCGCCGTGCTCGCGGCGGTCACGAGCGGCTTGTTCCTCGGCTGGAACTCGCCGCAGCTCATCACGCCCCAGACCCGCATCCAGGCCTTCGTGTTCTGGGAGCTGCTCGTCTTCGCGATGAACGCCGTGCTGTTCGTGCTCGTCGGCACGCAGGTCCACGCCGCGCTCGAGGCGCTCGACGAGCGCTCGATCGGCGAGCTGCTGGGCTACGGCCTCGCGGTCTCGGCGGCGGTGACGCTCATCCGGATGGTCTTCCTGTTCCCGTGGGCGTGGCTGGCCCGGATGCTCGAGCGCTGGCGCGGCGTGCGCGAGCCACCGCCCGACGCGCGGTTCCTCGGCCTGCTCGGGTGGTCGGGCATGCGCGGCGCGGTCTCGCTGGCCGCGGCGCTCGCCCTGCCGCTCGAGACCGACAGCGGCGCGCCGTTCCCCGAGCGCGACCTCATCGTCTTCTGCGCCTTCGCGGTGATCTTCGTCACCGTCGTGGGGCAGGGCATGACGCTCGGGCCGCTCATCGAGCGCGCGCGGATCTTCGACGACGAGCAGTCGGTCGCCGAGCAGGAGGCCGAGGCGCGGCTGCGCGCGGCGCAGGCGGCGCTCGACCGCCTCGAGGAGCTGCGCGAGGAGGACTGGGTGCGGGACGGGACCCACGAGCGCATGCGCGGGCTCTACGAGTTCCGCGTCCGCCGCTTCGAGGCCCAGCTCGACGAGGCCGACGACGGCGACATCGAGCGCGGATCGCAGGCCTACCAGCAGCTGCGCCGGCAGGTGCTGCAGGCCGAGCGCGCCGAGATCATCCGGCTGCGCAACCGCGGCCTCATCACCGACGACATCATGCGCCGCATCGAGCGCGACCTCGACCTCGAGGACGCGCGGCTCGAGATCGACTAG
- the ispF gene encoding 2-C-methyl-D-erythritol 2,4-cyclodiphosphate synthase: protein MRTGIGYDSHRFAAGRRLVLGGVEVAHDEGLAGHSDADVLTHAVIDALLGAAGLGDIGQHFPDTDERWRDADSMALLRHVLGLVGDRGLAVEHVDTTLVLERPKVGPHRDAIRVSLAAGLGVPPERVNVKATTGEGMGFVGRGEGAAAMAVATLTTRE from the coding sequence GTGCGGACCGGGATCGGCTACGACAGCCACCGGTTCGCCGCGGGCCGCCGGCTCGTGCTCGGCGGCGTGGAGGTCGCGCACGACGAGGGGCTCGCGGGCCACTCCGACGCCGACGTGCTCACCCACGCGGTCATCGACGCGCTGCTCGGCGCCGCCGGCCTCGGCGACATCGGCCAGCACTTCCCCGACACCGACGAGCGCTGGCGCGACGCCGACTCGATGGCGCTGCTGCGCCACGTGCTCGGCCTCGTGGGCGACCGCGGCCTGGCCGTCGAGCACGTGGACACGACGCTCGTGCTCGAGCGCCCGAAGGTCGGGCCGCACCGCGACGCGATCCGCGTCTCCCTGGCGGCGGGTCTGGGCGTCCCTCCGGAGCGCGTGAACGTGAAGGCGACGACGGGCGAGGGCATGGGCTTCGTCGGCCGCGGCGAGGGCGCCGCGGCGATGGCCGTCGCCACGCTCACGACGCGCGAGTAG
- the ispD gene encoding 2-C-methyl-D-erythritol 4-phosphate cytidylyltransferase, translating to MAVALLVAAGRGERLGSSGPKALVALRGRPMLEWSLDVLRATCDEVVVALPEGVEPPPGTVGVRGGAERSHSVRNALAAASAGGPVLVHDAARPLLEPGTVHDVLAGLDGADAAIAAARVVDTTKRTDPGGDVVRETLDRATLWAVQTPQAFHRDVLERALAQDDAVLAAATDDASLVEALGGTVRLVPAPRTNLKVTTPEDLLLAESLLAARAAAG from the coding sequence GTGGCGGTCGCGCTGCTCGTGGCCGCCGGACGCGGCGAGCGCCTGGGATCTTCGGGTCCCAAGGCGCTCGTCGCGTTGAGGGGCCGTCCCATGCTCGAGTGGAGCCTGGACGTGCTGCGCGCGACGTGCGACGAGGTCGTCGTCGCGCTCCCGGAGGGCGTCGAGCCCCCGCCCGGGACCGTCGGCGTGCGCGGCGGTGCGGAGCGCTCGCACTCGGTGCGCAACGCGCTGGCCGCGGCGAGCGCCGGGGGCCCGGTGCTGGTCCACGACGCGGCCCGGCCGCTGCTCGAGCCCGGGACGGTCCACGACGTCCTCGCCGGCCTGGACGGCGCCGACGCCGCCATCGCAGCGGCGCGCGTCGTCGACACGACCAAGCGCACCGACCCCGGCGGCGACGTCGTGCGCGAGACGCTGGACCGCGCCACGCTGTGGGCCGTCCAGACGCCTCAGGCCTTCCACCGCGACGTGCTCGAGCGCGCCCTGGCCCAGGACGACGCCGTCCTGGCCGCCGCCACCGACGATGCGTCGCTCGTCGAGGCGCTCGGCGGGACCGTGCGCCTGGTGCCCGCCCCGCGCACGAACCTCAAGGTGACGACCCCCGAGGACCTCCTCTTGGCAGAGTCCCTGCTCGCCGCCCGCGCCGCCGCGGGCTGA
- a CDS encoding PadR family transcriptional regulator: MSMPHPGLTPTSYIVLGLLRFAGEATPYELKATHAGSVGFFWAVPHSQLYAEPDRLVARGLATVRQEERGRRRKHYRITDEGVAALDAWLAGADLPRGELREPALLKVFFGADPTDVAVRQVEAHRERLATLTAIRDRVRGLPNATGPLHTLDAGIAMQEAWIAFWERLAAGSGPVEG, translated from the coding sequence ATGTCAATGCCGCACCCCGGGCTCACGCCGACCTCGTACATCGTCCTCGGCCTCCTGCGCTTCGCCGGCGAGGCGACGCCCTACGAGCTCAAGGCCACCCACGCGGGCTCCGTCGGCTTCTTCTGGGCGGTCCCCCACTCCCAGCTCTACGCCGAGCCCGACCGCCTCGTCGCCCGCGGCCTCGCCACCGTGCGCCAGGAGGAGCGGGGCCGGCGCCGCAAGCACTACCGGATCACCGACGAGGGGGTCGCGGCCCTCGACGCCTGGCTCGCCGGCGCCGACCTGCCCCGCGGCGAGCTGCGCGAGCCGGCGCTGCTGAAGGTGTTCTTCGGCGCCGACCCCACGGACGTCGCCGTCCGCCAGGTCGAGGCCCACCGCGAGCGCCTCGCGACCCTCACCGCGATCCGCGACCGCGTCCGCGGACTCCCCAACGCCACCGGGCCGCTGCACACGCTCGACGCCGGCATCGCGATGCAGGAGGCGTGGATCGCCTTCTGGGAGCGGCTGGCGGCGGGGTCGGGGCCGGTCGAGGGGTAA
- a CDS encoding carotenoid oxygenase family protein, whose protein sequence is MTATATKGAVLGFQDADAEVTPTELAVEGELPPWLRGSLLRTGPARWDVGGRPVNHWFDGLAKLHRFAFADGRVDYASRFLRSRAFEAAQAEGRIAFREFATDPCRSAFKRVTTLFDPAKDFSDNGAVNVMALGDRWQALTETPMPVAFDPDTLETLGVGQPPPAGHHTTAHPHADGDELWGHGVHFGPRSSYVVYAQRPGGDQRVVGRLPVRRPAYHHAFSLTPRRAVLAEGPFTVDPLRLALGGRSFAASFAWDGAHPSRFLAVDRATGRPAGTWEAEPFFCFHHVNAFEDGEDLVVDLLAYDDAAIVEALALERLRAGQAPPTPQLRRYRLRPGEDTATGEPLAEVRFELPVIDYGRVNGRPYRHVWGVGASERSGWFDRIVHTDVTTGEQRAWHEPGLHPGEPVLAPRPGATSEDDGVLLTVALEPAAGTSALVVLDAATLEERARARVPHHIPFGFHGQFARREDR, encoded by the coding sequence ATGACAGCGACGGCGACGAAGGGCGCTGTCCTGGGCTTCCAGGACGCCGACGCGGAGGTCACTCCGACCGAGCTGGCGGTCGAGGGCGAGCTGCCGCCCTGGCTGCGCGGCAGCCTGCTGCGGACCGGTCCGGCGCGCTGGGACGTCGGCGGACGACCGGTCAACCACTGGTTCGACGGGCTCGCCAAGCTGCACCGCTTCGCCTTCGCCGACGGGCGCGTCGACTACGCGTCGCGCTTCCTGCGCAGCCGGGCCTTCGAGGCGGCGCAGGCCGAGGGCCGCATCGCCTTCCGCGAGTTCGCGACCGACCCGTGCCGCAGCGCGTTCAAGCGCGTCACCACGCTCTTCGACCCCGCGAAGGACTTCAGCGACAACGGCGCGGTGAACGTCATGGCGCTCGGTGACCGCTGGCAGGCGCTGACCGAGACGCCGATGCCGGTGGCCTTCGACCCCGACACGCTCGAGACGCTCGGGGTCGGCCAGCCGCCGCCGGCCGGCCACCACACCACCGCGCACCCGCACGCCGACGGCGACGAGCTCTGGGGTCACGGCGTGCACTTCGGCCCGCGCTCGAGCTACGTCGTCTACGCCCAGCGGCCCGGCGGCGACCAGCGCGTCGTGGGGCGCCTGCCGGTCCGCCGCCCCGCCTACCACCACGCGTTCTCGCTCACCCCGCGCCGCGCCGTCCTCGCCGAGGGGCCGTTCACCGTCGACCCGCTGCGCCTCGCGCTCGGCGGACGCTCGTTCGCGGCCTCCTTCGCCTGGGACGGCGCCCACCCAAGCCGCTTCCTCGCGGTCGACCGTGCCACGGGCCGGCCCGCCGGGACGTGGGAGGCCGAGCCGTTCTTCTGCTTCCACCACGTCAACGCCTTCGAGGACGGCGAGGACCTCGTCGTCGACCTCCTGGCCTACGACGACGCCGCGATCGTCGAGGCGCTGGCGCTCGAGCGCCTGCGCGCGGGCCAGGCGCCGCCCACGCCGCAGCTGCGCCGCTACCGCCTGCGCCCCGGCGAGGACACCGCCACCGGCGAGCCGCTCGCCGAGGTCCGCTTCGAGCTGCCCGTCATCGACTACGGCCGCGTCAACGGCCGGCCCTACCGCCACGTCTGGGGCGTCGGGGCCTCCGAGCGGTCCGGGTGGTTCGACCGCATCGTCCACACCGACGTGACCACCGGCGAGCAGCGCGCATGGCACGAGCCCGGGCTGCACCCCGGCGAGCCCGTCCTCGCCCCACGCCCCGGGGCGACGAGCGAGGACGACGGCGTCCTGCTCACCGTCGCGCTCGAGCCCGCGGCGGGCACCTCCGCGCTGGTCGTCCTCGACGCCGCGACGCTCGAGGAGCGCGCCCGCGCGCGGGTCCCGCACCACATCCCGTTCGGCTTCCACGGGCAGTTCGCCCGCCGGGAGGACCGCTAG
- the disA gene encoding DNA integrity scanning diadenylate cyclase DisA: MVQRSGDELTELESRQEPRLVKALEMVAPGSALREGIDNILHARTGGLLAIGDPEELGFLFSGGIKLDADYSPGLLYQLAKMDGALVLNANATKIAMANVQLMPDPTILTLETGTRHRTAERVSKQTDALVIAVSQRREVVSLYVDGAKYILEDIPVVLAKANQALATLDKYRTRLDQVSTRLTALEFEGGATLHDVLTVLQRSELVTRMAVEIERYIVELGTEGRLIEMQLEETMVGVAGDKGALLHDYLAEDADEAFAASLDQLGRMPHQDLLDFGRLAELLGYDRKLNTLDYPVSPRGYRILGRIPRLPKLVVTQIVKEFGGLDELLAATDAELETVEGVGEIRAKDIREGLRRLQEINLVDRYLQT, translated from the coding sequence ATGGTGCAGCGTTCCGGGGACGAGCTCACCGAGCTCGAGAGCCGTCAGGAGCCCCGGCTCGTCAAGGCGCTGGAGATGGTCGCTCCTGGTAGTGCCCTGCGCGAGGGGATCGACAACATCCTGCACGCGCGCACCGGCGGCCTGCTGGCCATCGGCGACCCCGAGGAGCTCGGCTTCCTCTTCTCCGGCGGCATCAAGCTCGACGCCGACTACTCGCCCGGCCTGCTCTACCAGCTGGCGAAGATGGACGGCGCGCTGGTCCTGAACGCCAACGCGACGAAGATCGCGATGGCCAACGTCCAGCTCATGCCGGATCCCACGATCCTCACGCTGGAGACCGGCACCCGCCACCGCACCGCCGAGCGCGTGTCCAAGCAGACCGACGCGCTCGTCATCGCCGTCTCGCAGCGTCGCGAGGTCGTCTCGCTCTACGTCGACGGCGCGAAGTACATCCTCGAGGACATCCCCGTCGTCCTCGCCAAGGCCAACCAGGCCCTGGCGACGCTCGACAAGTACCGGACGCGGCTCGACCAGGTCTCGACCCGCCTCACCGCCCTCGAGTTCGAGGGCGGTGCCACGTTGCACGACGTCCTGACGGTCCTCCAGCGCTCCGAGCTCGTGACGCGCATGGCCGTCGAGATCGAGCGCTACATCGTCGAGCTCGGCACGGAGGGCCGGCTCATCGAGATGCAGCTCGAGGAGACGATGGTCGGCGTCGCCGGCGACAAGGGCGCGCTCCTGCACGACTACCTGGCCGAGGACGCCGACGAGGCCTTCGCCGCCTCCCTCGACCAGCTGGGGCGCATGCCCCACCAGGACCTCCTCGACTTCGGCCGCCTCGCCGAGCTCCTGGGCTACGACCGCAAGCTCAACACGCTGGACTATCCGGTCAGCCCTCGCGGCTACCGGATCCTGGGGCGCATCCCGCGCCTGCCGAAGCTCGTCGTCACGCAGATCGTCAAGGAGTTCGGCGGTCTGGACGAGCTGCTCGCCGCCACCGACGCAGAGCTGGAGACCGTCGAGGGCGTCGGCGAGATCAGGGCGAAGGACATCCGCGAGGGCCTTCGCCGCCTGCAGGAGATCAACCTCGTCGACCGCTACCTGCAGACGTAG
- a CDS encoding histidinol-phosphatase, translating into MLTDLHVHLRPDGPDTPAERYFTAANAERYRTVATERGITELGVSEHVYRFTRALDVWDHQYWRESARDDLDAYARFVREDTDLLLGIEADFIPGREDRMASLLEEQEWDYVVGSVHFLGDGAVDYDRFDVWTSGRSADEVWRTYFTWLGEAAASGLFDLLAHPDLVKHWGKERPVPEKDPRFYYDLAMDQIADSGIAVEVSTAGLRKPVGEVYPSSPFLEMVVDAGNPIVLSSDAHTPDVLGHGYEPTLQWLADHGVTELATFRRREVRREPIG; encoded by the coding sequence TTGCTGACCGACCTCCACGTCCACCTGCGACCGGACGGCCCCGACACGCCGGCCGAGCGCTACTTCACCGCCGCCAACGCCGAGCGCTACCGGACCGTCGCCACCGAGCGCGGGATCACCGAGCTCGGCGTGAGCGAGCACGTCTACCGCTTCACCCGCGCCCTGGACGTGTGGGACCACCAGTACTGGCGCGAGAGCGCCCGCGACGACCTCGACGCCTACGCGCGCTTCGTGCGCGAGGACACCGACCTGCTGCTCGGCATCGAGGCCGACTTCATCCCGGGCCGCGAGGACCGGATGGCGTCGCTGCTCGAGGAGCAGGAGTGGGACTACGTCGTCGGCTCGGTGCACTTCCTGGGCGACGGCGCCGTGGACTACGACCGCTTCGACGTCTGGACGTCGGGCCGGTCGGCCGACGAGGTCTGGCGCACGTACTTCACCTGGCTCGGCGAGGCCGCCGCGAGCGGGCTCTTCGACCTCCTCGCGCACCCCGACCTCGTGAAGCACTGGGGCAAGGAGCGGCCGGTCCCCGAGAAGGACCCGCGCTTCTACTACGACCTGGCGATGGACCAGATCGCGGACTCCGGCATCGCCGTCGAGGTCTCGACCGCGGGCCTGCGCAAGCCGGTGGGCGAGGTCTACCCGTCGTCGCCGTTCCTCGAGATGGTCGTCGACGCGGGCAACCCGATCGTCCTGAGCTCCGACGCCCACACGCCCGACGTCCTGGGCCACGGCTACGAGCCGACGTTGCAGTGGCTGGCCGACCACGGCGTCACCGAGCTGGCGACCTTCCGCCGGCGCGAGGTCCGCCGGGAGCCGATCGGATGA
- a CDS encoding cyclopropane-fatty-acyl-phospholipid synthase family protein: protein MARSATRSFTAELARALPDRPFAVELWDGTRLDPTTGDGGGPVFRLRGPDALAHVLRAPGQLGVGRAYVSGALEVDDLDAVLELLNGWKPAPIDGREQLRLGALAARAVGLRRPPRRPVSELRPRGRRHSVERDARAVRHHYDVSNDFFALFLDASMTYSCAVFSRGATTLEEAQHAKREMVCTKLGLQPGERVLDVGCGWGSFAIHAAREHGARVVGITLSEPQARLARERVAQAGVGDRVEIRVMDYRAIDDGPFDVIASIGMVEHVGNVQIDAYAQQLHRLLRPGGRLLNHGIARLRHTDPEAGPFSERYVFPDAAPLHLSRVLHALERAGFEPHHVEDLRHDYAQTLSHWIANLDGRLDEAVQLAGAERVRVWRLYLRAARNGFRSGFTSIFQVRASRP from the coding sequence ATGGCACGCTCCGCCACGCGCTCGTTCACCGCGGAGCTGGCTCGGGCGCTGCCCGACCGGCCCTTCGCCGTCGAGCTCTGGGACGGCACGCGACTGGATCCCACCACCGGCGACGGCGGCGGCCCGGTCTTCCGCCTGCGCGGCCCGGACGCGCTGGCCCACGTGCTGCGGGCGCCGGGCCAGCTCGGCGTCGGGCGCGCGTACGTCAGCGGCGCGCTGGAGGTCGACGACCTCGACGCCGTCCTCGAGCTGCTCAACGGCTGGAAGCCGGCGCCGATCGACGGCCGCGAGCAGCTGCGCCTCGGGGCGCTCGCCGCCCGCGCCGTCGGCCTGCGCCGGCCGCCCCGCCGCCCGGTCTCGGAGCTGCGCCCTCGTGGCCGGCGCCACAGCGTCGAGCGCGACGCCCGCGCCGTCCGCCACCACTACGACGTCTCCAACGACTTCTTCGCGCTCTTCCTCGACGCGTCCATGACCTACAGCTGCGCGGTCTTCTCGCGCGGCGCGACGACGCTCGAGGAGGCCCAGCACGCCAAGCGCGAGATGGTCTGCACGAAGCTCGGCCTCCAGCCCGGGGAGCGCGTGCTCGACGTCGGCTGCGGCTGGGGGAGCTTCGCGATCCACGCGGCGCGCGAGCACGGTGCCCGCGTCGTCGGCATCACGCTGTCCGAGCCGCAGGCCCGCCTGGCGCGCGAGCGGGTCGCGCAGGCCGGCGTGGGCGACCGGGTCGAGATCCGCGTGATGGACTACCGCGCGATCGACGACGGCCCGTTCGACGTCATCGCGTCGATCGGGATGGTCGAGCACGTCGGCAACGTCCAGATCGACGCCTACGCGCAGCAGCTGCACCGCCTCCTGCGTCCCGGGGGCCGGCTGCTCAACCACGGCATCGCCCGGCTGCGCCACACCGACCCCGAGGCCGGGCCGTTCTCCGAGCGCTACGTCTTCCCCGACGCGGCGCCGCTGCACCTCAGCCGCGTCCTGCACGCCCTCGAGCGGGCAGGCTTCGAGCCCCACCACGTCGAGGACCTGCGCCACGACTACGCGCAGACGCTCAGCCACTGGATCGCCAACCTCGACGGCCGTCTGGACGAGGCGGTGCAGCTCGCGGGCGCCGAGCGCGTGCGCGTCTGGCGGCTGTACCTGCGTGCGGCGCGCAACGGCTTCCGCTCGGGCTTCACCTCGATCTTCCAGGTGCGGGCGAGCCGCCCCTGA
- a CDS encoding CarD family transcriptional regulator, translating to MLEDLEAPVIENILFEVGDNVVYPHHGAGKVLKKELRKMFGEEKEYLTIKILHNDMTVMVPCANAGIAGLRRVIDEETVKKVLAVLQDDVSEMPKNWNRRFKHNRDKIKTGDIYELAEVVRNLALREHEKGLSTGEKQMFTRAKKILASELMYALEKDEEEAEAYLDDLLTTSAEEKLAKAG from the coding sequence ATGCTCGAGGACCTCGAGGCCCCGGTCATCGAGAACATCCTCTTCGAGGTGGGCGACAACGTCGTCTACCCGCACCACGGGGCGGGCAAGGTCCTCAAGAAGGAGCTGCGCAAGATGTTCGGTGAGGAGAAGGAGTACCTCACCATCAAGATCCTCCACAACGACATGACCGTCATGGTCCCGTGTGCCAACGCCGGCATCGCGGGCCTGCGCCGCGTCATCGACGAGGAGACGGTCAAGAAGGTCCTGGCGGTCCTGCAGGACGACGTCTCGGAGATGCCCAAGAACTGGAACCGCCGGTTCAAGCACAACCGCGACAAGATCAAGACCGGCGACATCTACGAGCTCGCCGAGGTCGTGCGCAACCTGGCGCTGCGCGAGCACGAGAAGGGCCTGTCGACGGGTGAGAAGCAGATGTTCACCCGCGCGAAGAAGATCCTCGCCTCCGAGCTGATGTACGCGCTCGAGAAGGACGAGGAGGAGGCCGAGGCCTACCTCGACGACCTCCTGACGACCTCCGCCGAGGAGAAGCTGGCCAAGGCCGGCTGA